Proteins encoded within one genomic window of Kibdelosporangium phytohabitans:
- a CDS encoding ribonucleoside-diphosphate reductase subunit alpha, with translation MTATAVGFENRVLDACAGLPDVAAELVIAEVARNVYDGITERELDDALIMSARTFVETEPNYSFVCARLLLDKLKREVHGAVTEEKYFHEYIRKGIELDRIDPELATFDLDRIAAAIKPERDLAFGFIGLQTLYDRYLLHEHGVRYELPQAFFMRVAMGLSVREDDREARAIQFYELLSSFDFMCSTPTLFNSGTTRPQLSSCFLTTVDDDLNGIFQGYRNNALLAKYSGGLGNDWTPVRGMGAHIKGTNGQSQGVVPFLKIANDTTVAVNQCFAPETLVYTADGAKQIQAIQIGDMVLGVSGVYREVTEVMAYDQVDPMVEVNVKHSADTLKVTAGHPFHAIRGVPLGQDNARTLKWLANGKVEPEWVDAGNLEKGDYVAQVVPKEIVPVEGFTEDDARLYGILLGDGHLSKDDQQWGVSGNPELDTHLEFVRTYLTTRGIHFWENSRDDTYLQIHWAFGRGVRRDPATGQITGAGDPTLPITYDDLYDEDHKKRVSRRFAHLPHTHTRMLLRGLLETDGGVSRGVEIYFTTTSRPLAADVRYQLLRLGIPSAGQYREREQGHPGTRSDGSTISSTGVVKAFDIRVPAVQGIAELVGCRPLAKHNWIEHGGMVYSRVREVRETEVVPLVFDLKVDTDESYMTAAGLVHNGGKRKGAACAYLETWHIDVEEFLDLRKNTGDDRRRTHDMNTANWVPDEFMRRVEADGHWTLFSPDEVPDLHDTYGDDFAKRYRAYEEAAQRGELRVHRKVRALDLWRRMLTMLFETGHPWITFKDPCNLRSPQQHAGVVHSSNLCTEITLNTSADEVAVCNLGSVNLANHVTPQGIDHARLERTVKTAVRMLDNVIDINFYTIPEAERSNLRHRPIGLGMMGFADSLFTLRMPLASADAVVFADRSMEEISYYAITASAELARERGSYESFDGSLWSKGILPIDSVAHLGDHVDVDTSSTLDWAPVRDLVRGGVRNSNIMAIAPTATISNIVGVGQSIEPLYRNLFVKSNMSGDFTVVNAALVKDLKERGLWDARMVADLKVHDGVLGPVARIPIDLKALYATAFEIESDWLIEAASRRQKWIDQAQSLNLYISAPSGRKLDMLYRLAWHKGLKTTYYLRSQSATHVEKSTLQGTDGKLNAVAVQNVAPVEPVACSITDPECEACQ, from the coding sequence GTGACCGCAACAGCTGTGGGGTTTGAGAACCGCGTCCTGGACGCGTGCGCGGGTTTGCCCGATGTGGCTGCCGAGCTGGTGATCGCCGAGGTGGCGCGCAACGTCTACGACGGGATCACCGAACGGGAACTGGACGACGCGCTGATCATGTCGGCGCGCACGTTCGTGGAGACCGAGCCGAACTACTCGTTCGTGTGCGCGAGGTTGTTGCTGGACAAGCTCAAGCGCGAGGTCCACGGCGCGGTGACCGAGGAGAAGTACTTCCACGAGTACATCCGCAAGGGCATCGAGCTCGACCGGATCGACCCGGAACTGGCCACGTTCGACCTCGACCGGATCGCCGCGGCGATCAAACCGGAGCGGGACCTGGCCTTCGGGTTCATCGGCCTGCAGACGCTCTACGACCGTTACCTGCTGCACGAGCACGGCGTGCGTTACGAGCTGCCGCAGGCGTTCTTCATGCGCGTGGCCATGGGCCTGTCGGTCAGGGAGGACGACAGGGAAGCCAGGGCGATCCAGTTCTACGAGCTGCTGTCCAGCTTCGACTTCATGTGCTCGACGCCGACCCTGTTCAACTCCGGCACGACCCGCCCGCAGCTCTCGTCCTGCTTCCTGACCACAGTGGACGATGACCTGAACGGCATCTTCCAGGGATACCGCAACAACGCCCTGCTGGCCAAGTACTCCGGCGGCCTGGGCAACGACTGGACCCCGGTGCGTGGCATGGGCGCGCACATCAAGGGCACCAACGGCCAGTCCCAGGGCGTCGTGCCGTTCCTGAAAATCGCGAATGACACCACGGTCGCGGTGAACCAGTGTTTCGCACCGGAAACCCTGGTCTACACGGCTGACGGGGCCAAGCAGATCCAGGCGATCCAGATCGGCGACATGGTTCTCGGCGTGAGCGGCGTCTACCGCGAAGTGACCGAGGTGATGGCCTATGACCAGGTTGACCCGATGGTCGAGGTGAACGTCAAGCACTCGGCCGACACACTGAAGGTCACCGCGGGGCACCCGTTCCACGCGATCAGGGGCGTTCCGCTGGGGCAGGACAACGCCCGGACGCTCAAGTGGCTGGCCAACGGCAAGGTCGAACCGGAGTGGGTGGACGCGGGCAATCTGGAGAAGGGCGACTACGTCGCCCAGGTGGTGCCCAAGGAGATCGTTCCGGTCGAGGGATTCACCGAGGACGACGCGCGGCTCTACGGCATCCTGCTCGGCGACGGTCACCTGTCCAAGGACGACCAGCAGTGGGGTGTCTCCGGCAACCCTGAGCTGGACACACACCTGGAGTTCGTTCGGACCTATCTGACGACTCGCGGAATCCACTTCTGGGAGAACAGCAGGGACGACACGTACCTGCAGATCCACTGGGCGTTCGGTCGCGGCGTACGGCGGGACCCGGCGACCGGCCAGATCACCGGCGCGGGCGACCCGACGCTACCGATCACCTACGACGATCTGTACGACGAGGACCACAAGAAGCGCGTTTCCCGTAGGTTCGCGCACTTGCCGCACACGCACACCCGGATGCTGCTGCGTGGCCTGCTGGAGACCGACGGCGGTGTGTCCCGCGGCGTCGAGATCTACTTCACCACGACGTCCCGGCCGCTGGCCGCCGATGTCCGCTACCAGTTGCTGCGGCTGGGAATCCCGTCGGCAGGGCAGTACCGGGAACGGGAGCAGGGCCACCCGGGTACGCGATCTGATGGTTCGACGATCTCGTCCACCGGAGTCGTCAAGGCCTTCGACATCCGCGTCCCCGCAGTCCAGGGCATCGCCGAACTCGTCGGGTGCAGGCCGCTGGCCAAACACAACTGGATCGAACACGGCGGGATGGTCTACTCCCGGGTTCGCGAGGTGCGTGAAACCGAGGTTGTCCCCCTTGTTTTCGACCTCAAGGTGGACACCGACGAGTCCTACATGACTGCGGCGGGGCTTGTTCACAACGGCGGAAAACGAAAGGGCGCGGCCTGCGCGTACCTGGAGACGTGGCACATCGACGTCGAGGAATTCCTCGACCTGCGCAAGAACACCGGTGACGACCGGCGTCGCACGCACGACATGAACACGGCCAACTGGGTGCCGGACGAGTTCATGCGCCGCGTGGAGGCCGACGGCCACTGGACGCTGTTCTCCCCGGACGAGGTCCCGGACCTGCACGACACCTACGGCGATGACTTCGCCAAGCGGTACCGCGCCTACGAAGAGGCCGCGCAGCGCGGTGAGCTCCGCGTGCACCGCAAGGTCAGGGCGCTTGACCTGTGGCGGCGGATGCTGACCATGCTGTTCGAGACCGGCCATCCGTGGATCACGTTCAAGGACCCGTGCAACCTGCGTTCGCCGCAGCAGCACGCCGGTGTCGTGCATTCGTCCAACCTGTGCACCGAGATCACGCTGAACACCAGCGCCGACGAGGTCGCCGTGTGCAACCTCGGCTCGGTCAACCTCGCCAACCACGTGACGCCGCAGGGCATCGACCACGCGCGGCTGGAGCGGACCGTGAAGACGGCCGTCCGCATGTTGGACAACGTGATCGACATCAACTTCTACACCATTCCCGAGGCCGAGCGGTCCAACCTGCGGCACCGCCCGATCGGCCTCGGCATGATGGGCTTCGCCGACTCGCTGTTCACGCTGCGGATGCCGCTGGCGTCGGCGGACGCGGTGGTGTTCGCCGACCGCAGCATGGAGGAGATCAGCTACTACGCGATCACCGCTTCGGCCGAGCTGGCGCGTGAGCGCGGCAGCTACGAGTCCTTCGACGGCTCGCTGTGGAGCAAGGGGATCCTGCCGATCGACTCGGTGGCACACCTCGGCGACCACGTCGACGTCGACACGAGCTCCACTTTGGACTGGGCGCCGGTCAGGGACCTGGTCCGCGGCGGTGTGCGCAACTCCAACATCATGGCGATCGCGCCGACCGCGACGATCTCCAACATCGTCGGGGTCGGCCAGTCGATCGAACCGCTGTACCGCAACCTGTTCGTCAAGTCCAACATGTCCGGCGACTTCACGGTGGTGAACGCCGCGCTGGTCAAGGACCTCAAGGAGCGCGGTCTGTGGGACGCGCGGATGGTCGCGGACCTCAAGGTGCACGACGGCGTGCTCGGCCCGGTCGCGCGGATCCCGATCGACCTGAAGGCGCTGTACGCCACGGCGTTCGAGATCGAGTCCGACTGGCTGATCGAGGCGGCGTCGCGGCGCCAGAAGTGGATCGACCAGGCGCAGTCGCTCAACCTGTACATCTCGGCGCCGAGCGGCCGCAAGCTGGACATGCTCTACCGCCTGGCCTGGCACAAGGGCCTCAAGACCACCTACTACCTGCGTTCGCAGAGCGCGACCCACGTGGAGAAAAGCACCCTGCAGGGCACCGACGGCAAGCTCAACGCCGTCGCCGTGCAGAACGTCGCCCCCGTCGAGCCGGTCGCCTGCTCGATCACCGACCCCGAATGCGAGGCCTGCCAGTGA
- a CDS encoding ribonucleotide-diphosphate reductase subunit beta has protein sequence MRGLPVTVTNEPLIERGAARVHVDDKAMINARADVNQLLPLKYQWAWDKYLAGCANHWMPTEVSMQADIALWRSPDGLTEDERFAIKRNLGFFATSESLVANNIVLAVYRHLTNPECRQYLLRQAFEEAVHTHTFEYICESLGLDEGELFNMYREVPSITDKAAWALDYTQHLEDPTFQTGTPENDQAFLRDLVAFYVVFEGMWFYTGFAQILSLGRRNKMVGIAEQYQYILRDESIHLNFGIDSINQIKIENPHLWTEEFQAEIRTMLGEACELEVAYGRDTMPNGLLGLNSGLCEQYMHFITNRRCAQLGLGPVFGPTENPFPWMSEAMDLKKEKNFFETRVTEYASGSSLDWD, from the coding sequence ATGCGAGGCCTGCCAGTGACCGTCACCAACGAGCCGCTGATCGAACGCGGCGCGGCCCGCGTGCACGTCGACGACAAGGCGATGATCAACGCCCGTGCCGACGTGAACCAGCTGCTGCCACTGAAGTACCAGTGGGCGTGGGACAAGTACCTCGCCGGGTGCGCCAACCACTGGATGCCGACCGAGGTCTCGATGCAGGCCGACATCGCGTTGTGGCGTTCGCCGGACGGCCTGACCGAGGACGAGCGGTTCGCGATCAAGCGCAACCTTGGCTTCTTCGCCACCTCTGAGTCGTTGGTCGCCAACAACATCGTGCTCGCGGTGTACCGGCACCTGACCAACCCGGAGTGCCGCCAGTACCTGCTGCGCCAGGCGTTCGAAGAGGCCGTGCACACGCACACCTTCGAGTACATCTGCGAATCGCTCGGCCTGGACGAGGGCGAGTTGTTCAACATGTACCGCGAGGTCCCGTCGATCACCGACAAGGCCGCGTGGGCGCTGGACTACACCCAGCACTTGGAGGACCCGACCTTCCAGACCGGAACGCCCGAGAACGACCAGGCGTTCCTGCGCGACCTGGTGGCGTTCTACGTGGTCTTCGAAGGCATGTGGTTCTACACCGGGTTCGCGCAGATCCTGTCGCTGGGGCGCCGCAACAAGATGGTCGGCATCGCCGAGCAGTACCAGTACATCCTGCGTGACGAGTCGATCCACCTGAACTTCGGCATCGACTCGATCAACCAGATCAAGATCGAGAACCCGCACCTGTGGACCGAGGAGTTCCAGGCGGAGATCCGCACGATGCTCGGCGAGGCCTGCGAGCTGGAAGTGGCCTACGGCCGCGACACCATGCCCAACGGCCTGCTCGGCCTGAACTCCGGGCTGTGTGAGCAGTACATGCACTTCATCACCAACCGCCGCTGCGCGCAGCTGGGCCTCGGGCCGGTGTTCGGGCCGACCGAGAACCCGTTCCCGTGGATGTCGGAAGCGATGGACCTGAAGAAGGAGAAGAACTTCTTCGAGACCAGGGTGACCGAGTACGCCTCGGGATCCAGCCTCGACTGGGACTAG
- a CDS encoding Calx-beta domain-containing protein: MPRRKLALMVASAVLLAGLPTYAAPAKVDPPSVDLTLGPGGSATLTKKVTTPIIPPNPDIVLLGDTTGSMIDVLAGVAANAEAIAGQVMDTQPTAQFAVAQYKHHNDGALAFSVNQSLTGSVGAVHAATQEWVGQAEGGGIPASDFVNALYQVASGAIAFRPDSSRIVAWFGDSHSEDPSLGHTMGQAIAALKAKDIRVIAVPIAGTDGGGLDSLGQASAITSQTGGVMMPGTSPGAVAQAILDGLENLDATVTHQQVDCAPQLTTSLSPASKAVPSGQAVEFTETIGVKEGAKPGTYHCKAKFLVNGAQHDLVQTITVRVPGVVVHDVLTYEGKTVKMPVKLDKASTTPITVHYKTVDGTATAGSDYKAAEGDLTFTPGQLAKQIQLQILPDRDYEEGKETFGVEFTQGGTVIATAKVTIKEHNGGSCGASAIRLLDKDVVAAGSGKHGCDTDSSSVAAKKLGAGPVAVQVSAVSAKTGKGASSTSVGSVKITVLGQVVEIGAIESHATAACGTGKPSAGSRVGSVRINGSEVEVGSGPVTIPLPAGKLKLNSTTTTADSVTRRAVTLDTVLTDLVIGESRAGCVK; the protein is encoded by the coding sequence ATGCCCAGGAGAAAGCTGGCGCTGATGGTGGCGTCAGCCGTGCTGCTCGCCGGTCTGCCGACGTACGCCGCGCCGGCCAAGGTCGACCCGCCGTCGGTGGATCTCACCCTCGGCCCCGGCGGCAGCGCCACACTGACCAAGAAGGTCACCACCCCGATCATCCCACCGAACCCCGACATCGTGCTGCTCGGTGACACCACCGGCAGCATGATCGACGTGCTGGCGGGCGTCGCGGCCAACGCCGAGGCGATCGCCGGTCAGGTCATGGACACCCAGCCGACCGCGCAGTTCGCGGTGGCGCAGTACAAGCACCACAACGACGGCGCGCTGGCGTTCAGCGTGAACCAGTCGCTGACCGGCAGCGTCGGAGCCGTGCACGCGGCCACCCAGGAATGGGTCGGCCAGGCGGAGGGCGGCGGCATCCCGGCGTCCGACTTCGTCAACGCCCTGTACCAGGTCGCGTCGGGCGCGATCGCGTTCCGGCCGGACAGCAGCCGGATCGTGGCGTGGTTCGGCGACTCGCACTCCGAGGACCCGAGCCTCGGGCACACCATGGGCCAAGCCATCGCGGCGTTGAAGGCCAAGGACATCCGGGTCATCGCCGTGCCGATCGCGGGCACTGACGGCGGCGGCCTCGACAGCCTCGGCCAGGCGAGCGCGATCACGTCGCAAACCGGCGGCGTGATGATGCCCGGCACCTCGCCCGGCGCGGTCGCCCAAGCCATCCTCGACGGCCTCGAGAATCTCGACGCCACCGTGACACACCAGCAGGTGGACTGCGCGCCGCAGCTGACGACGTCGCTCAGTCCCGCGAGCAAGGCAGTCCCGAGTGGACAGGCGGTCGAGTTCACCGAGACCATCGGTGTCAAGGAAGGCGCGAAACCCGGCACGTACCACTGCAAGGCGAAGTTCCTCGTCAACGGCGCGCAGCACGACCTCGTGCAGACGATCACGGTCCGGGTGCCGGGCGTCGTGGTCCACGACGTCCTCACGTACGAAGGCAAGACCGTGAAGATGCCCGTGAAACTGGACAAGGCGAGCACTACCCCGATCACCGTGCACTACAAGACAGTCGACGGCACGGCGACCGCGGGCAGCGACTACAAGGCGGCCGAGGGCGACCTGACGTTCACGCCGGGGCAGCTCGCCAAACAGATCCAGTTGCAGATTCTGCCCGACAGGGACTACGAGGAGGGCAAGGAGACGTTCGGCGTGGAGTTCACGCAGGGCGGCACTGTGATCGCGACGGCGAAGGTCACGATCAAGGAGCACAACGGCGGCTCCTGCGGTGCCAGTGCGATCAGGCTCCTCGACAAGGACGTCGTCGCGGCAGGCTCCGGCAAACACGGCTGTGACACGGACAGCAGCAGCGTCGCGGCCAAGAAGCTCGGTGCGGGCCCGGTGGCCGTCCAGGTCTCCGCCGTGTCCGCGAAGACCGGCAAGGGCGCCTCGTCGACCTCGGTGGGCTCGGTGAAGATCACCGTGCTCGGGCAGGTCGTCGAGATCGGCGCGATCGAATCCCACGCCACGGCCGCCTGCGGTACGGGCAAACCGTCCGCCGGTTCCAGGGTCGGCTCGGTGCGGATCAACGGGTCCGAGGTCGAGGTCGGCTCCGGCCCGGTCACGATCCCGTTGCCTGCCGGGAAGTTGAAGCTCAACAGCACCACGACAACAGCGGACTCGGTGACGCGGCGCGCGGTCACTCTGGACACCGTGCTGACCGATCTGGTGATCGGTGAGTCGCGTGCCGGGTGCGTGAAGTGA
- a CDS encoding MarR family winged helix-turn-helix transcriptional regulator, with amino-acid sequence MPDHVDMVLEQWQDRRPDLDVAPMAVLGRLKRLNRLVSAELDKTFARHGLDSPSFDVLATLRRSQPPHQLCPNDLIKASMVTSGAITQRLDRLEARGLVRRTRSEKDGRSVVVSLTDDGWDLIEKALPEHLETEHRLLAVLTAKQHDALADTLRDLLESLGDNKE; translated from the coding sequence ATGCCCGACCACGTCGACATGGTGCTCGAACAGTGGCAGGACCGCCGTCCCGACCTCGACGTCGCCCCGATGGCCGTGCTCGGGCGCCTCAAGCGGCTCAACCGGCTGGTCAGCGCCGAACTCGACAAGACGTTCGCCCGGCACGGCCTCGACTCGCCGTCGTTCGACGTCCTGGCGACGCTGCGCCGCTCGCAGCCGCCGCACCAGCTGTGCCCGAACGACCTGATCAAGGCGTCCATGGTGACGTCCGGCGCGATCACCCAGCGCCTGGACCGGCTGGAGGCACGCGGCCTGGTCCGGCGCACGCGCAGCGAGAAGGACGGCCGCAGCGTCGTCGTCTCGCTCACCGACGACGGCTGGGACCTGATCGAGAAGGCGTTGCCGGAGCACCTGGAGACCGAGCACCGCCTGCTGGCCGTACTGACGGCGAAACAGCACGACGCGTTGGCGGACACGCTCCGGGACCTGCTGGAATCACTGGGCGACAATAAGGAGTGA
- a CDS encoding EamA family transporter: MLSNRIGLVLVTALAPMIWGTTYYVTTELLPPDRPLLAGLLRALPAGLLLVAVTRRLPAGDWWWRALVLGTLNIGAFFPLLFLAAYRLPGGVAATVGAIQPLIVVGLSAAVLNDRLTVRKALAGVAGVFGVALLVLRANAQLDALGVGAALAGAFVMGTGVVLSKRWVSSAPLLAITGWQLVAGGLLLLPVTLVFEGLPATVTGENLLGYAYLSIIGAAVAYALWFRGIRALTAVNVTFLSLLSPVVATLVGWLALDQNLSAAQLVGAAIVLASLIAAQTKGKPDADDSVRSGRKRRAPSRDRSLVP; this comes from the coding sequence GTGCTAAGCAATCGGATCGGTCTCGTCCTGGTGACCGCGCTGGCGCCCATGATCTGGGGGACCACCTACTACGTCACCACGGAACTGCTGCCGCCCGACCGGCCGCTGCTCGCCGGGCTGCTGCGGGCGTTGCCCGCCGGGCTCCTGCTCGTCGCCGTCACCCGCCGCCTGCCCGCCGGCGACTGGTGGTGGCGGGCCCTCGTGCTGGGCACCCTGAACATCGGTGCCTTCTTCCCGCTGCTGTTCCTCGCCGCCTACCGGCTGCCCGGCGGTGTCGCCGCCACGGTCGGCGCCATCCAGCCGCTCATCGTCGTAGGCCTGTCCGCGGCCGTGCTCAACGACCGCCTGACCGTTCGCAAGGCGCTGGCTGGGGTCGCCGGTGTGTTCGGTGTGGCCCTGCTGGTGTTGCGCGCCAACGCGCAACTGGACGCGCTCGGCGTCGGCGCCGCGCTCGCCGGGGCTTTCGTGATGGGGACAGGCGTTGTCCTGAGCAAGCGGTGGGTCTCGTCCGCGCCGCTGCTCGCGATCACCGGATGGCAGCTCGTCGCCGGTGGCCTGCTGCTGCTCCCGGTCACGCTGGTCTTCGAGGGCCTTCCCGCAACGGTCACCGGCGAGAACCTGCTGGGGTACGCGTACCTCTCGATCATCGGCGCCGCCGTGGCCTACGCACTGTGGTTCCGCGGGATCCGGGCGCTGACCGCCGTGAACGTCACCTTCCTCAGCCTGCTCAGCCCGGTGGTCGCCACCCTCGTCGGCTGGCTGGCACTCGACCAGAACCTCAGTGCGGCTCAGCTCGTCGGCGCGGCGATCGTGCTGGCGTCGTTGATCGCCGCCCAGACGAAAGGGAAACCCGATGCGGATGACAGTGTTCGGAGCGGGCGGAAACGCCGGGCGCCGAGTCGTGACCGAAGCCTTGTCCCGTGA
- a CDS encoding NAD(P)-dependent oxidoreductase, with amino-acid sequence MTEALSRDHDVTAVVRDPAGYPDLPAVAGDAANPDDVARLTEGQDVAVLATRPAVGSEQDAAIVMKAVLAGIAPGVRLLVIGGSGSLVAPGGGLVIDSPEFPPSWLPIARASGEQFGVCRAETTVDWAYISPANEFEPGTRTGRYRLGRDDLLVGADGRSAISMEDFAIALVDEAERPRHRQTRFTVGY; translated from the coding sequence GTGACCGAAGCCTTGTCCCGTGACCACGACGTCACTGCGGTGGTCCGCGACCCGGCCGGTTACCCGGACTTACCGGCTGTCGCCGGTGACGCCGCGAATCCCGATGACGTCGCCCGGCTGACCGAAGGGCAGGACGTCGCCGTCCTCGCGACCCGTCCCGCGGTCGGCAGCGAACAGGACGCGGCGATCGTGATGAAGGCCGTCCTCGCCGGGATCGCACCGGGCGTGCGGCTGCTGGTCATCGGCGGCTCCGGCAGCCTCGTCGCGCCAGGCGGCGGACTGGTCATCGACTCGCCGGAGTTCCCACCGTCGTGGCTGCCCATCGCGCGGGCCTCCGGCGAGCAGTTCGGCGTGTGCCGCGCCGAGACCACAGTGGACTGGGCGTACATCAGCCCGGCCAACGAGTTCGAACCCGGTACGCGGACCGGGAGATACCGGCTCGGCCGGGACGACCTGCTGGTCGGTGCCGACGGCCGGTCGGCGATCTCGATGGAGGACTTCGCGATCGCGCTGGTCGACGAGGCCGAACGGCCACGGCACAGGCAGACCAGGTTCACCGTCGGGTACTAG
- a CDS encoding ankyrin repeat domain-containing protein: protein MTAVDLHSAVVSGDADAVRALLATGAVLSVTDDDGHTPLEIADDPDIARLLISAGAPVRASGDTSPLHRAAELGWTDVAEMLLERGADPGCRDRYGDLPQDLLPNGPSELRERMARRLRYHGRSARLGLDEVEHGPQQAVAIRPHRAEALTTMYRGTVLVRWELEPRIKPVEILRVGSRTDLRGPVGSFTGPLVAFAGEKAVQVRQWAAVRLAFELPDVGSGSLAMSPDGDRLAIGSNQRLRVVDTQSGAPLAGDHDLDHTDWEGLGDARVTPEFSPDGGKLAVGNSMRGSWWLTVLDIGKDGRLRHRYDRRDPQPWSSEVSGTLRFSPNGEYIAMWVHPTGVVATRAATGEAAWKHEIESRAGTLCYTGDGRTLAVGTGAGVSWLDAHSGRPRGRETTFGAVNDLAFADHCGMLAATSTGLHRLLG from the coding sequence GTGACAGCTGTGGACCTGCACAGCGCCGTAGTGAGCGGCGATGCTGATGCGGTCCGTGCGCTGCTCGCGACCGGTGCGGTGCTGTCGGTGACCGATGACGACGGGCACACGCCGCTGGAGATCGCCGACGACCCCGACATCGCGCGGCTGTTGATCTCCGCCGGCGCGCCGGTCCGGGCGAGCGGTGACACCTCCCCGCTGCACCGGGCCGCCGAACTCGGCTGGACCGACGTGGCCGAGATGCTGCTGGAACGCGGCGCCGACCCGGGCTGCCGGGATCGGTACGGCGACCTGCCGCAGGACCTGTTACCCAACGGCCCGTCGGAGCTCAGGGAGCGGATGGCGCGCAGGCTCCGCTACCACGGCCGGTCGGCGCGGCTGGGGCTCGACGAGGTGGAACACGGCCCGCAGCAGGCCGTGGCGATCCGGCCGCACCGCGCCGAGGCGTTGACCACCATGTACCGGGGCACTGTCCTCGTCCGGTGGGAGCTCGAGCCGCGGATCAAACCGGTGGAGATCCTGCGGGTCGGTTCCCGCACCGACTTACGCGGCCCGGTCGGGTCGTTCACGGGTCCGCTGGTCGCGTTCGCCGGGGAGAAGGCCGTGCAGGTGCGGCAGTGGGCGGCGGTCCGGCTGGCGTTCGAGTTACCCGACGTCGGGTCGGGCAGCCTGGCGATGTCGCCGGACGGCGACCGGCTCGCGATCGGCAGCAACCAGCGACTGCGGGTCGTCGACACCCAGTCGGGCGCCCCGCTCGCCGGTGACCACGACCTCGACCACACCGACTGGGAAGGCCTCGGCGACGCCCGTGTCACACCCGAGTTCTCGCCGGACGGCGGGAAGCTGGCGGTCGGCAACTCGATGCGGGGCAGCTGGTGGCTCACAGTCCTGGACATCGGCAAGGACGGGAGGCTGCGGCACCGCTACGACCGCCGCGACCCGCAGCCGTGGAGTTCCGAGGTGTCCGGCACGCTCCGCTTCTCCCCCAACGGCGAGTACATCGCCATGTGGGTTCATCCGACGGGTGTCGTCGCGACCCGTGCCGCGACCGGCGAAGCCGCGTGGAAGCACGAGATCGAGTCCCGCGCCGGCACGCTGTGCTACACCGGCGACGGGCGGACGCTCGCTGTCGGCACCGGCGCCGGTGTGTCCTGGTTGGACGCTCACAGCGGCAGGCCGCGTGGCCGCGAGACGACGTTCGGCGCGGTGAACGACCTGGCGTTCGCCGACCACTGCGGCATGCTCGCGGCCACCAGCACCGGATTGCACCGGCTGCTGGGCTAG
- a CDS encoding DUF1152 domain-containing protein, with translation MFSLSEPPLFTRLAGAERILIAGAGGGFDVYAGIPLALALRAAGKDVHLANLSFTNLTTLDIGSWLRPGVAAITPSTGGVKGSYFPERALATWLAAERLPSTVYAFPRVGVKPLRLAYRSLLSHLGIDAVVLIDGGTDILMRGDEAGLGTPEEDMTSLAALAGIDDVVRLVACIGFGVDTYHGVCHSLVLENLAALTRTGAYLGAFSIPPESPEARAYLRAVEHATAAMPRRPSIVNGQIAASLRGEFGNSQFTDRTADSELFVNPLMSMYFTLDLPGLAAGVGYLPRLAESVHLAEVAMAIREHREHLERRTWRAFPH, from the coding sequence GTGTTCTCGTTGTCCGAACCACCGTTGTTCACGCGCCTTGCGGGTGCCGAACGGATCCTGATCGCCGGAGCCGGTGGCGGTTTCGATGTCTACGCCGGGATTCCGCTGGCACTGGCGTTGCGTGCCGCCGGAAAGGACGTTCACCTCGCCAATCTGTCCTTCACCAATCTAACGACGCTCGACATCGGCTCGTGGCTGCGACCGGGCGTCGCCGCGATCACTCCGTCAACTGGTGGGGTGAAAGGCAGTTACTTCCCGGAACGCGCACTCGCGACCTGGCTGGCTGCTGAAAGACTGCCGTCGACGGTGTACGCGTTCCCCCGGGTGGGGGTCAAACCGCTGCGGCTGGCGTACCGCTCGCTGCTCTCACACCTTGGGATCGACGCCGTCGTGCTGATCGACGGTGGTACGGACATCCTGATGCGCGGCGACGAGGCCGGGCTCGGCACGCCGGAAGAAGACATGACCAGTCTGGCGGCGCTCGCCGGGATCGACGACGTGGTACGGCTGGTGGCGTGCATCGGCTTCGGGGTCGACACGTACCACGGCGTGTGTCACTCGTTGGTGTTGGAGAACCTCGCCGCACTGACCCGGACCGGCGCCTACCTGGGGGCTTTCTCCATCCCGCCGGAGTCGCCCGAGGCGCGGGCCTACCTGCGGGCGGTCGAGCACGCGACGGCGGCGATGCCACGGCGGCCCAGCATCGTCAACGGCCAGATCGCCGCGTCGCTGCGCGGCGAGTTCGGCAACAGCCAGTTCACCGACCGGACCGCGGACAGCGAACTGTTCGTCAACCCGCTGATGTCGATGTACTTCACGCTCGACCTGCCCGGTCTCGCGGCGGGTGTCGGCTATTTGCCCCGATTGGCGGAGTCGGTCCACCTGGCCGAGGTCGCGATGGCCATCCGGGAACACCGCGAGCACCTCGAACGACGGACCTGGCGGGCTTTCCCGCACTGA